DNA sequence from the Alkaliphilus metalliredigens QYMF genome:
TGGCAAATACAGATCCTGATTACCTACAGAAGTGGCTAAAAAGCCAAGGCTTATTGATTTGGAAATATGCCAATGGTTTAGATGATTCACTGGTGAAAAATGATGGCGTGCCTATTAAGGGATTAGGCAACTCCAATACTGTTGCCTTTGACGTAACAGATCATGAAACTGCCTATCAAATTCTACTGGCCTTAAGTGAAACAGTAGGGATGAGAATAAGAAATGCTGGGAAATGTGCCTATGTTTTATCTGTTTCTATTAAGAATCACCATCTAATTTCCCATAGCCATCAAAGAAAGTTAGATGTACCCATAGAAGGCACCAATGAAATTTATGAAAATGCAAAAGTACTATTTAATGAAATGTGGCAAGGAGAGCCTCTTAGACACTTTGGTATTCATTTATCCTCTCTATGCGCCAATGATTTTTATCAACTGTCTGTATTTGCCACAAAAGAAAAAGAAAACAAAAATCTTGATAGAACAATTGATGAAATTAGGCTGAAGTATGGCTGTAATACACTAATTCGCTCATGTTTTTTAAATTCTAATATAGAGCCCTTAATGGGAGGTGTGCTGACGGAGGAAGAGTACCCAATGATGTCGAGTATATTATAGGTGTAAAGGAGACAAATATGTCCAAAACAAAAATCCCAGTAGGTATTCTGTGAAGGACATTTTTTGTGACTGAAGATGGTTGTGGGTCTTAGGGGTTTGCAAGGGAAGGGATTTTCTTCTCTTGCTTTTTTAATACTGAATAAAACTGAGCGCGTTGAAAACAGTCTTCTCACCCTGAAGATAGACCGTAAATAGGGGAAGTCTGTGGAAAGAGTAGAGGTGCCGGGCAGGACAAAACCCTAGTGATAGACCGCCATAGGGATGTGGGTAACGATACAATAAAACAAAACAGAATAAGTTGTCTACCATATCCACAATGTAAGCAGAGATGAGACCCCAGAGATGTCCTGGCAGGTACAGTCTACCGGTATCTTCATTCATGCTGTAAAAGAGGTAGCCTGTGCCAGTAAAGATTAAGAAGAACATCAATGGATGAAAACATTCTTGTCAAAAAATGTTCATAGGT
Encoded proteins:
- a CDS encoding Y-family DNA polymerase gives rise to the protein MLAKSIPAKKYNIKTGETLFSARNKCPELVIIPPRYTLYMQCSRGMMEILKAYSPTVQRYSIDEAFLDYTNMEEYFGDPIQAAYTIKERIKNQLGFTVNIGIGNNKLLAKMASEFEKPDKVHTLYKNEITKKMWPLPIEELFFVGPATWKKLKSRGIMTIGGLANTDPDYLQKWLKSQGLLIWKYANGLDDSLVKNDGVPIKGLGNSNTVAFDVTDHETAYQILLALSETVGMRIRNAGKCAYVLSVSIKNHHLISHSHQRKLDVPIEGTNEIYENAKVLFNEMWQGEPLRHFGIHLSSLCANDFYQLSVFATKEKENKNLDRTIDEIRLKYGCNTLIRSCFLNSNIEPLMGGVLTEEEYPMMSSIL